From Cellulomonas chengniuliangii, the proteins below share one genomic window:
- a CDS encoding LacI family DNA-binding transcriptional regulator: MAATVTLSDVAREAGVSLATASRAINGSANRTVREDLRERVLAAASRLRYSPDANAQAMARGRTTSLGLVVHDIADPYFSSIAAGVSAAADRAGLAVTLASTRHDQSRERGLIEVLQRQRARAIIIAGGRTDDEALNAELRRALADYRAGGGSAALVGQPVLGVDTVVIDNAAGAAALARALHGLGYRRFAVLAGPAGHLTARERLDGFTEGLSEQGVTLDPADVIRCAFTRDGGYEGMEELLRRRGAVELVFAVNDVMAVGAMAAARDAGVDVPGELAVAGFDDIVTLRDVTPPLTTVRVPLVEVGVAATELALAPPADEPRLVHVEATVVLRASTPPRDPAAS, encoded by the coding sequence ATGGCCGCCACCGTCACGCTCAGCGATGTCGCACGGGAGGCGGGCGTCTCGCTCGCCACCGCGTCCCGTGCGATCAACGGCAGCGCCAACCGCACCGTCCGCGAGGACCTGCGCGAGCGGGTCCTCGCGGCCGCGTCCCGGCTGCGCTACTCCCCCGACGCGAACGCGCAGGCCATGGCCCGGGGGCGCACCACGTCGCTCGGCCTGGTGGTGCACGACATCGCCGACCCGTACTTCTCGTCGATCGCCGCCGGCGTCAGCGCCGCCGCCGACCGCGCGGGACTGGCCGTCACGCTCGCCAGCACCCGGCACGACCAGTCCCGGGAGAGGGGCCTGATCGAGGTCCTGCAGCGGCAGCGCGCCCGCGCCATCATCATCGCGGGCGGCCGCACCGACGACGAGGCGCTCAACGCCGAGCTCCGCCGGGCCTTGGCCGACTACCGGGCGGGCGGCGGCTCGGCGGCGCTGGTGGGCCAGCCCGTGCTGGGCGTGGACACCGTGGTGATCGACAACGCGGCCGGCGCGGCGGCGCTGGCGCGGGCGCTGCACGGCCTGGGCTACCGGCGCTTCGCGGTGCTGGCGGGCCCTGCGGGCCACCTCACCGCACGCGAGCGGCTCGACGGGTTCACGGAAGGGCTGTCCGAGCAGGGCGTCACGCTGGACCCCGCTGATGTGATCCGGTGCGCGTTCACCCGCGACGGCGGGTACGAGGGCATGGAGGAGCTGCTGCGCCGCCGCGGCGCCGTCGAGCTGGTGTTCGCCGTGAACGACGTGATGGCGGTGGGCGCGATGGCCGCCGCCCGGGACGCCGGGGTGGATGTGCCCGGCGAGCTCGCTGTCGCCGGCTTCGACGACATCGTGACGTTGCGCGACGTCACGCCGCCGCTCACCACCGTGCGGGTGCCGCTGGTCGAGGTGGGGGTCGCCGCGACCGAGCTGGCCCTGGCGCCGCCCGCCGACGAGCCGCGCCTGGTCCACGTGGAGGCCACCGTGGTGCTGCGCGCCTCGACCCCGCCGCGCGACCCCGCGGCCTCCTGA